In the Callospermophilus lateralis isolate mCalLat2 chromosome 7, mCalLat2.hap1, whole genome shotgun sequence genome, TTCACATGGGGCAGTGCAGTAGTAGCCATCCTATTCAGGGGGGCTTCATCTGCAAGTCAACCccatttttttgtaccagggattgaattgaacccaggggtgctgaaccACGGAGCACCCTCAGCtctttttatctttcattttgacagagggtcttgctgagtcacttagggccttgctaagttcctgaggctggctttgaatttgaatcttcctgccttagcctcctgagccgctgggattaaaggcattctCCACAGCGCCAGGCTCAACCCCATGTTAATGTGGGTGTCCGGGTCAGTGACTGGACAGTTTGCCTTAGTGCACCTGTGCTACTAAAGAAATTTCTCTTCTGAAATACATTGAGAAACCTATGGCCATAACTCCTAGCTGTACAGTGACCTCAGTAGACCCTGCCAGGAATCAGCCCATTGATCTTTCCTTTTTTACGTACTTCTTAACTGGCTCTCTTTGTGTCCacctatttattctcaggattagTCCACCCATTGTTCCGTGTTACCTGGTTGTTCACGAAAGGCAATTCCTGTGACCTGCTCTGTTAGGGTCCCCTGTTGCTGCTCATTCCTAGCTGCttccttttcctttaaaaaaaagcaCAGATGTGTCATACACTTGGGGAGGATCAGTACCCCATCAGAGCCCACCCTGGCGGGGGTTACAAATCATCAGTCAGCCCCAGTAACCTTGGAGGAGGCAGGTATCGCCATTGCTACTTCATTGATGAGAAGAGAGGCTCAGAAAGCTGCAGGGATTTGCACAGGTGTGGCGGAGGTGGGACTGGCGCAGTCACCCCGATCCGCAGGCGCTGGGCACCCAGACCCCCGTCCTTGCCTAGAGGCAGCTCCATCTAGAAGCCAGATGTTGTGACTCCAGAATTTCTATCTGCCCAAAGGGCCAGTGGACAGGCGCTGGGTTTCCTGTCACCCTGGGTGTCCTGCTGTTGCTAGATGCTGTCTTCTAAGGCCCTCCATCCGAATCCCTGCGCTTCCTGCCCTTTCCCACTCTGGACAGTAGCCACAGGTCACCAGCCACACTGGGACTGAGCAAGGCACAGATGCCAGCCACTGCCACCCCCAGAGTCTCTCTTCTAGGCTGGgctctgggggtggggtgggaggtaAACCATTCCCGGGGTAGAGGGGGCAGTTTTTCAAGGGAAACAAGAGAAGAGAGTCCCTGTTGAGAGTTACGAGGAGCAGGGGGCTTCTTGCATCTCTGACCTCTGAGGTGGTGACCCAGGACATGGAGCTGAGGAAGCTTGCACCACTTGGGCACTGTCTGTCACTCACTGTGGCCAGGTGGAGAGAGAGCTCAGTTAGCGCTGCTTTTTGACCTTGACCATGCTCTGTCAAGAGCATCTGTCTCTGGGCCACTTTCCAGCCTCCCTGGGTGGGGCCATCTCTGTTCCTGCGGCACAAGAGTCAGGAGGTGTGAGTCCAATTCTGGCTTTGCCACTGATTTGttgggtgaccttgggcaaatcacaTCCCACCGTTCTCTGTTTGCTCCATGATAAGTTGATGGTGATGGATGAAATGAGGTTTTCAATCTGTTCCTTGGAGCCTGACAGTTCCACAGATGAACCTGAGCTCCCAACATAGTGGCCTGTTTTATAAATAGGGGTCCTACAATTGTCAGAGTGTTTGCTCCCTTAAAAATCTGAAAAACTACTGaataatagacttttttttttttaagtgctggtGATGGAACCTGGGTCCTGTGCATACTGGGCAAGTTctccaaccactgagccacgtccccagccccaaACATAATTGCTctttttaaacaaatttattAGTAAATTATAGTGATGCAGAGTGGGGTCCATTTtgaaatactaatctatacatgtgACATAGTTTGCCCCACCCACCTGTGAATCTTCTATCATAGGTAGATGAAATTAgattatggctagaaaaatattcTGTATGGAATTTGTATGGGGTCAGCCAGGGGTACAGACACACAGAGAAAGCTTTAATTGTGGGGTTTTATTTCACGAGAGGAGAGACagtactgagagagagagagagagagagagagagagagagagagagagaatgaatatgaaTATCAGAGTGTTTCCCAAGGAAGGGGCCAGCTTTTTACTAGTTCTAGGGTTCTAGGGTGGGCTAAGGTCTGGTCATTTCCCCTGGTCATGagtatagtatttttttttttttcaggaatttcTTCTTTGTAGAAGATAAAAATCAGTAATCATTtagtttattctctctctctctctctctctctctctctctctctgagcctTTGTGGAACATTCTAGATGCAAACCATAAAAAAGGTTTAAGGTCCCGGATGTTTTTCTGGTCTTTCTGCATACCCTTCTTTTAATAGACAATGGGGTCAGGAGCTAAAGGCTTGTTTTTTTTGTCTTATGTGCCTGTGGTGGTCCCTGACGGTACATACTGGAAGGACAGAGTAAGGTTGGGAGTTGTGCATGTGACTGAGGGCTGGAGAGAGTCCGCACTGGGCAGGAGATGAGCCCAAATGGAAGGTCAAGAAGGAAGGtgagggctggaggtgtggctccgtggtggagcactcgcctggcatgtgtgaggccttgaattcaatcctcggtaccacgtaaagataaataaaggtattgtgtccatctacaactaaaaaaagaaaaaaaaatttaaaaagaagaaggaggaggaggaggaggaggaggaaggtgaGCCAGGAAAAGAATCTTGGGGCAAAGATCTGGAGGCCAGGAAGCAAATCTCCTGGGGAACTGGAGTCAGCTCCTGGAGccgggctgaggtaggaagaaaaCCTCCACCTGGCTGGCTGCAGGCAGCAGGCACACTGCCCATGACCATACGACAGGAGTCCCATGTCGCTTGGATTTTTCCAGTAACTACACAAAAAAagatacagggctggggatatcgttcagtggtagagcaagtgcctggcatgtacaaggccctgggctcaccccctggaagttcaaggtcagcctgagcaacaactgtctcaaaattaaaaataattaataataatatcaataataataataggctaggaatgtagctcagtgatagggcacccctgggttcaattcctagtattgccaaaaagaaagaaaggaaggacggaaggaagaaggaaggaaggaaggaaggacggaaggaaggaaggaaggaaggaagcaaagCAGCAGCTAACAAGGCTCAAGCTGAGTGACCAAGACAAATATGGTTAAGGAGGTCAGAGAGGTAAGGACCAGATCACCTAAGTCCTATCAGGTCACTGTCCGGACTAAGACTTTTGCTGTGAATGACATGGGGAACTCAGTAGCATTGGGGCAGAGGAGCAACATGATCTGACATGTTTAAAAGGACCTCTCAGGTTGATGTATTGAAAATCAAACCAGAAATGGGCTTGCAGGAAAGCAGGGAGCCTGGGTGGGAAGCTGCCGCACTAACCCTGGGAAGGGATGATGCCTGATTCCGAGCCCCACCCCGCCATGCTGGGGATCTTCCCCCAGGCcggctcatgctaggcaagcactctatcactgagctacatggcTAGCCCTCACTTCCAgaaattttattcattctttttcaaaTCTACCCACAGCAGGCACAGTGACATGCACCTATAGTCTTgcctctgggaggctgaggcaggaggagcttgAGCTCAGAAATTCAAGGCCAGGAGGACAACTGAGCAAGGCCTCATCTCAAAAAAATAGGCTGggcgtggtgcacacctgtaatttcaactactcaggaggccgaggatcacaagttcagagccagcctgcgCAATGTAATGAGTCCCTgtcccaaaatgaaaaataaagaggtGTTGAGGAtgtagcctagcatgtgtgaggtccaggattcaatccacagtaccataagaaataaataaaatgggggctgggatgtggctcaagtggtagtgcgctcacctggcatgtgtgaggcactgggttcgatcctcagcaccacataaaataaataagtgaaataaaggtattgtgttcaactacaactaaaaaaataaataaataaatgaaaaaaaataatttttaaaaatgtctaccCAGACAGTCTCTTATTCTGTGCTCATGTTTTTAATTATAGCTAATTATCCCAAACACATTTTTGTAAGTTTTACCTAATAATTATACTTTACAAAGCTCTTGGAAGGGTAATTCTGTTATTGAACATTCCTGCTAATGCTTGCTGTTGCTTTCACACATTGTGAAATTCTATATGTCGAGCCCAAATTCCACAGGCCTTTTTATGTAGTAATTTTGTGCAAGCTGCGTAAGCATATCTCTGTATAAAAATGTTTAGCTTGCTTTCTAATTATATCTATCGTGTCTCAGACAATATTTACATGTCCCGAGTTTTTTCTTCAATATCACAAACTTTTATATTAAGAAAGATTCGTTATCTAACATTCAAATTTAACTGAATTTTTTtgtgtattagggattgaatccagtggtgcCTTATCACTCAGCTCAATCCCTAgtccttataattttttaaaaaaatagttgtagttggacacaatacttttattttatttatttatttttatgtggtgatgaggatcgaagCCAGGGCCCGGCACAtgataggtgagcgctctactgctgagccacaaccacaaccccagctccagtccttattattttttattttgagacatggtctcactaaattgctgaggctggcctcaaatttgcaatattcctgcctcagcctccaagtagctgggattatagatgtgtgtcaCCACAACCAGCTTATTTGGatttctatattttatataaaatattttattttgatataatgagagcaactaagaacagagaagggaggaagagcaggaggaaaagattaacattaagcagagtcatgaagtgggagggaaagggagagaaaagggaaattgcatggaaatggaaggagaccctcattgttatacaaaattacatataagaggttgtgaggggaatgggaaaaaaataaggagagaaatgaattacagttagatggggtagagagagaagatgggaggggaggggaggggggatagtagaggataggaaaggtagcagaatacaacagttactattatggtattatgtaaaaatgtggatgtgtaactgatgtgattctgcaatctttgtaatgttttgaataaccaataaaaaaatttaaaaaataaataaataaaataaaataaaatattttatcctcTATAGCTTATCTTCCCACCACTTGGGGTAAAAATAGTCTTATTTCCCTTCCCCAAACTGTTGTTAAAACTTCAGCACTTTACCaaaactggtgtgtgtgtgtgcgcgcgcgcgcacacacacacacacacacacacaatggaaaccCCCTTACATCATCTCCAGATTCCATTTCTTTGGGGTTTTGCTTTCCTCTTGGTTGTTGCCTCCGGGGGATTCCCCTTGCTTTCAAAAGGAAGTGTTCAGATGAGGGTTTTCTGCCTGTCGCCTGCCCGTGGCTCTGGCTGGCTGTCCATTTGAATGGACAAAGGGCAATGTATACAGCCACAGTGGAAGCTGATTTTTCAACAGGGGTTGCATCCGCACAGGTCCAAGTTGGACTGGAGTCAGTTGGATGATTGCACTGACTGAAAAGTTCTCTCTTTTCCTTGTCCTGCAGCCGAGCCCTCTGGACCAGCCAGTGGACGCGGAAGGGCCCCCACCCATGGAGTTCTGCCTGGAGATGGAGGCAGTCAATGGCTCAAAGAATGACTTGAATTTCAACCCCATGAAGGATTACATGGTCCTCAGCCGTCCTCAGCAGGTGGCGATTGCGGTGCTGTGCACCCTGCTGAGCCTGCTAAGTGCCCTGGAGAACCTGACAGTGCTTTATCTGATTCTGTCCTCCTGCCGACTCCGCAGGAAGCCCTCATACCTGTTCATTGGCAGCTTGGCTATAGCTGACTTCCTGGCCAGTGTGATCTTCGCCTGCAACTTTATCAATTTCCACGTCTTCCACAGCGTGGATTCCAAGGCCATCTTCCTGCTGAAGATCGGTAGTGTGACCCTGACCTTCACCGCCTCGGTGGGCAGCCTGCTGCTGACCGCCATTGACCGTTACCTCTGTCTGCGCTACCCACCTACATACAAAGCTCTACTCACCCGTGGGAGGGCCCTGGCAACCCTGGGCATCATGTGGGTCTTGTCAGCGTTGGTCTCCTACCTGCCTCTCATGGGGTGGACCTGCTGTCCCAGTCCCTGCTCTCAGCTTATCCCGTTGGTCCCCGACAACTATCTCCTGGGCTGGCTCCTGCTGGTTGCCATTCTCTTCTCCGGCATTATCTACACCTACGGGCACGTCCTCTGGAAGGCCTATCAGCATGCAGTCAACTTGGCCGAGCACCAGGACAGACAGCTGCCAGGGATGATCCGCATGAGGCTGGACG is a window encoding:
- the Cnr2 gene encoding cannabinoid receptor 2; amino-acid sequence: MEFCLEMEAVNGSKNDLNFNPMKDYMVLSRPQQVAIAVLCTLLSLLSALENLTVLYLILSSCRLRRKPSYLFIGSLAIADFLASVIFACNFINFHVFHSVDSKAIFLLKIGSVTLTFTASVGSLLLTAIDRYLCLRYPPTYKALLTRGRALATLGIMWVLSALVSYLPLMGWTCCPSPCSQLIPLVPDNYLLGWLLLVAILFSGIIYTYGHVLWKAYQHAVNLAEHQDRQLPGMIRMRLDVRLAKTLGLLLAVLVICWFPVLALLAHSLVAPLSDQVKKVFAFCSLLCLVNSMVDPVIYALRSREIRSSAHHSLARWKGYLRGRGPEGKEEAPKSSVTETEADMKIT